A window of Pyrus communis chromosome 3, drPyrComm1.1, whole genome shotgun sequence genomic DNA:
aataaaaaaatttaaattaattaattaaagaaaagcaaaaaaaaaaaaaaaaaaaaggccaaaaccCAGTTCGTCTTCCCCACCCCTTCTCTCCACCTGAGCACACCCCCAACCTAAATCAAACATGCCTTTTCTCCCGTCACAAACCCCGTCCCCCAATTTTCCTCCAAAACCATCATCTCCTCGTCTCCTCCCACTGCAACATCTAGTCCGTCAGCAAAACCCCAAACCCCAAAAAATCCAGTCACAGGCTTTTCTCCAACCCAGATTCTCCAGCCTCTCCGTACGCCACTCCGATGGCCGTGATCACTAGCGAAAGACACCTACCGAGTCTTATCAACCTTCACGGGCTCAGTCTCAACTCGGATTGGCTCTGATTCTGTTCTGGTCAGCACCGACCCATTAGGAATGAAAAACTCCAAAAGGTCGACGGGTATTTAGGAGGGAGGTGATTAGGAGTATGTGATTCCATTGGAGAGAACTATTGAAAGTCAAGAGTGGGTATTTAGAACTATTGGTTAGGTTATTTATTAGGGTATAGTTGTCACCTTACTTCTAGTCATATCTTGTAAAGATATTGTATCTTCTTTCCCATACTTATAGGGTGGATATAGCTTTTTAACTTTACCCCTCACCTTACTTTCAGCTCCTTATTTTGTGGAGCTCCCATGTAGGAGTGTTTCAAGGGTAATCAGTGCGTTGATCACTCCTTGCCCTATATCTTGTATCTTTGTGTGGTTGTTTCCttataaataataatacaaacaaacacttaaagtttaacatggtatcaaagcaggaATAACCTGTCTCTGTGATACTTGTTGCTCTGTTCTTCAAGCATTCTTTGATGGCTGACAGAAATCTTATTCTCGAGTCCGATGTTGATAGCTCACTTGGAGCTGGTCACCAACATCAACCggagattgatgtaaatccAAATCAAAGGTTGAGTTTTGTGCTTCTAAATGAGTTCAACTACTTACCATGGTCGAGGGCAGTTTCACTTACCCTAGGAGGAAGATCAAAGCTAAGGTTCATAAATGGAAGTATTGAAGCTCATGATACTTCATCTTCCACTTATGAATCTTGGCTCAATAAAGATCAGTTGGTCATGTCCTGGCTCCTCAACTCCATGGAGCGTAAGATAGCTGAAATATTCAGTTACTCTGAGTCATCTCTCCAGCTATGGAAGTCCGTGCAAgaaatgtatggaaatcaaaacaatgcaGCCCGTGTGTTTCAGCTTAAAAGGGATATCGGGAGCAAGCAACAAGATGGAAAACCTTTCATTCAGCTTCTTAGAAGTCTTAAAGGTATGTGGAATGAATTGTAGGTATATCGTCCACATATAACGGACTTAACCCTACTTCTTAAAAGGGTTGAATAAGACAAaattttccagcttttctcaAGTATGGGGCCGGAATATAGCCACATTTCTCATGAATTCGGAACTTCCTACATTTGCCAATGTTTGTGCAATAATTCAAAGGGAAGAATTGAGGAAAAAAGTTATGAACACTGGTACCACGATGACTGCCTCAGAAGCTAGGGCTTACTTTTCCAATGATAAGAAATACTTCTCCAGTGATAAGAAGTACAAGGGAAGAAATCCTTATCTCAAATGCAAACATTGTGATGCCACTGGACATGTGAGGGATCATTGCTAGATTCTTCACCCTAAGCTCAAACCAGACTTCATGAAAAATGAGAGGCTTATTCAGAAGAAGCCTCAGTTTTCCAGTTACAAAGCTATCATGTCTCATCCATTTCAACTAGAAGCTAAGATGATCTACTAAATTTTACCTCCAATCCCACCACACTCAAAAATGAGTTCGTTGCGTACCTTCAAATGAAGAAAGAAGTCTCTAGGAATGATGAAGCTACTACCTCAGGAAATGGCAACTCAACTGCTTTGCTGGGAAAGTTTGTAGACTTTTTGGCTGACTCGAAAAAGCTCACGTAGGACAACATGCAAGGTATATTGACAGCATTCAAAACTACTTTAAATATAAATCAATTGCATGATTTGTGGGTCATAGATTCCGGTGCCTCAGATCACATGACAAACCAATTCTACAAGCTCCATGATTTTAAAAAACTGCATACACCTTCACATGTTTCTATTGCTAATAGGGAGAGAGCTAAAGTGTTAGGTATGGAAAAAATACATCTAGTGTCTGACAATACAGAGTCTAAAGCCTTGTACGTTCAATcatttccttttcaatttttctcaGTTGGAAAAATCACACATACCTTAAACTGTTCAGTTACTTTCTCCCCTTACACTGTCATTTTTCAAGACTgtatcaccaaggagaagattggtgaaggttttttCTTGGATGGTCTCTATTACCTATCCAAGGAGACCTCATCTCTCAAGGGATTTTAAGTCAAGTCTAACCTAAGTCAAGACCAAAACATGTGGCATCAAAGACTAGCTCATCCATCCGAGTCCGTTTTGTCAAGATTGTTCCCAAATCTGTGTAAAGAAATAATCCAGTGTGATACTTGTCATTTTTGTAAATCCACTAGGTTACCTTTTGGTTCATCCTTAAATAagaccaaacaagtttttgaacTTGTTCATTCAGATGTCTATGGGCCATTTTTTGAATCTTTTGACGGGTATAAGTCTTTTGTAACTTTCATAGATGATTTCTTGAGAGTTACTTGGTTATACCTTTTGAAATATAAGAGTGAAGTTGTTGAAGCATTCATAGACTTTCATAATCTTGTCAAAAATCACTTCAATTCCCAAATCCAAACCTTGAGATTTGATAATGGCTCGGAATATATGTCACACATCATGAAACAATATTTAAGCAGTAATGGAAttttgcatcaaaccagttgtgTTGGTACTCCACAACAAAACGACATAGCCGAGAGAAAGAACGGTAATCTACTTGAAAAAATGAGAGCTCCAATGTTGCACATGGAAGTACCAAAAAGATTTTGGTCATGACAGCTACATATATCATAAACAGATTACCAAGTCGAGTCTTGGAGTTCAAATCTCCAATGGAAGTGTTAAAAGGAAGGGATGTTAATTTGTCTCACCTTAAAGTCTTTAGGTGCACTTGCTATGTTCATATTCAATTTTAGCATAAGGATAAACTAGACCCTAGGGCTAACAAATGCATGTTTCTTGGTTACTCTTCTACTCAAAAAGGTTACAAGTGCTTTAGTCCTAAGTTAAAGAGAGTTGTAGTTTCAAGGGATGTACGATTTGATGAAACTAACTCATTTTACAGCAAATTGTATGATGATCAGTCATAGGGGGTGtcatgttttaagttttttccCTTACCAAGGGCTGAGGAACTATTTTTCGCAATAAAACCTCCTAATGATTTTGCTTCTGCTAATGTAACTCAAGTTAGTGATCAAAATTCTGACCAACAGATGCACAATGAAGATTCTCATCATGAAAAGGCAGAAACCTCAACAGAGGAAACACAACAAATTCAAGGACAAAGAAATCCAGTGCGTGCTAGGCACCCTCCTTCAAGGCTTCAAGATTATGTAACTTATTCTACCAAGCATCCAGTCCATGGTCTCTTGTCCTACTAGAAAGTTTCTCAATTTTATGTTGTCTATTTGAAAACCATAACCAGTCACTGCGAGCCTCAAACCTTTGAAGAAGCAAGCTACCAAGAAGTGTGGAGAAATGTCATGGAGGAAGAACTTCATGCTCTCAATAATCACAACACCTGGAGTGTAGTTAGACTTCCACCAGAAAAAAAAGGCAGTTGGTAGTAAGTGGATTTACAAGATCAAATTCTACTCAGATCGATCAATTGAAAGACACAAAGCTAGGTTGGTGGCTAAAGGATTCACTTAAATATATGTCGTGGACTATAAGGAAACATTTGCTCCTGTTGCCAAGCTGAACATTGTGAGGGTGTTATTGTCTGTTGTTGTGAATAAAGGATGGTCTCTATACCAAATAGATGTGAAAAATGCATTCTTACATGGCGACCTTGAAGAGGAGGTTTACATGAAGTTACCACCGGGACATCCTCAATACAGTGAGCCTGGCATGGTGTGTAGGTTGCACAAATCCATTTAAATAATCCCCAAGAGCctggtatgccaagctcagttCAGTTCTTGAAGAAGTTGGTTTTCAAAAAAGTCATGCAGACTCATCCAAGTTTGTTCGAACATGAGTGGTTGGATAACTTGTAGTGTTGATCTATGTTGATGACTTAGTAATCACATAGGACAATGCTGATGAAATCGCAAACCTCAAGGTCTCCCTACAATAGAAGTTCTCTATCAAAGATCTTGGAAGGTTAAAATATTTTCTGAGGATAGAAATGGCCTCATCAAGTAAAGGGCTATTTCTAAACCAAAGGAAATATATCCTCGATTTTCTCACGAAATCAAACATGAGGGATACCAAGCCAGTTCAAACTCCTCTCG
This region includes:
- the LOC137727480 gene encoding uncharacterized protein, whose product is MADRNLILESDVDSSLGAGHQHQPEIDVNPNQRLSFVLLNEFNYLPWSRAVSLTLGGRSKLRFINGSIEAHDTSSSTYESWLNKDQLVMSWLLNSMERKIAEIFSYSESSLQLWKSVQEMYGNQNNAARVFQLKRDIGSKQQDGKPFIQLLRSLKATFLMNSELPTFANVCAIIQREELRKKVMNTGTTMTASEARAYFSNDKKYFSSDKKYKGRNPYLKCKHCDATGHVRDHC